Genomic segment of Trichocoleus sp. FACHB-46:
TCTATGTGCTCAAGTCGGGTAAGCGGACCGAGCGAGTCAGCTGGGTTGCCGTTTTGAAAGCGGGACGTCTGTTTGCACCTATGACGTTTGCGGGTGCTTGTAATCGAGCCTTGGTGGTTGTGATGGACAATGCCAGTTTTCATCATTCCCAGAGCATTGAGGAAATAGTGGCAGCAGGCTGCGAGATTTGGTATCTGCCTCCTTATTCTCCAGATTTGAACCCGATTGAGCACTGGTGGTTTGTGCTGAAGAATTGGATGCAACAGCGATGGGATGAGTTTGACAACTTTCGTGATTGTGCGGATGCTGCTTTCAAGCAATGTCCTAAGGTGCATCCGTAGGGCCATATATCTCTTTACAAACACTTTCTTAGGCAAGAGCCTGCGGAGCTTCTTAGAACAGAGTGGGTTGATGTCTTGATGTACAAGTGTTTTCTATAGACAATGGCAGAAGTATTGGCGATAGAGCTGGCATCTGGGTACGCCATCATGACCAACAAGTTTTACAAGCCCCATACTGCTGAGTTTGAAGGCTTGCTCGGAGGGCAACCGCACTGGGGCGTTGCAAAACACGACCTCTCGAAAGGCCTGGATTAAGGGTGGATTGCGTTCGAGATTGCTAAGATGACGATGGAGATGATCGGCGTAAATACCGCCTTCGGTTGGCGCAGTCTGCAAGAGTTGCTCTAAGCTCAAATTTAGATGGGCGATCGCATAGAGTGCCAGTCGAATTAAGAAGGGATGTCCTCCGACTAACCCCATCAACGCTTGAATCATTTGGGACTGCTGAGGCAGACCGTATCGCTGCACCAGTTCCCCAACCTGACTGGTCGTAAGTTCTGGTAGCTCAATGGGTAGCCCTACATTAAATGGAGACTTGTTTATATCTAGTGGGATGTAAACCTCGGTGGAATGGACCACAATCAGGCGAATGTTTTTCCAGATCTCTCGCCGTTTTGCTTCTTCATGCAAAGCACGCAGCAATCCAAAGAAATCATCAGCAATTTCAAGACTGGCAAAGACGCGATCGACTTCATCTAATCCCAATGTCAAGGGAGTCGCAAGCTGCGGCAGTAAGTACTGTTCAAAATAGGCTTTACAGCATTGGTTACTGCCAATCAAGTTCGCAAGCTGCCAATGCTTTGCTAATTGCTCTGGATCAAGAAGACCCAATTCTAAGCTAATACTGGCACAAAACCACTGGAGAAATGTATCTGAATTGTTGAAGATGCGCTGATTAGCAAGCTGGAAGCTCAGTGGCACAATCCGAGATCCTTGCTGTTCTGCTTGATGTAATATCCGCGCCATTAATGAAGTTTTTCCCATCTGCCGGGGCGCTTTAATCCGAATCAGTGCACCGGGTTGGGCGATCGCCTCATAACACAGTGTCTCAATAGGGGGGCGCTGAATGTAAAATCTCGACTCAAGATCCATCTGCCCCCCTGGAATTTCAGGAGAAGCGGTCGGCAGGGGCGGAGTAGGGGCGCGAGTCGCCGGAGCCGTCAGCTGTGTCCAAGGAATGGCTAGCTCATGATTAGCCGGTAGCGCTATCCGCTGCTGATTGAATACTTCCAACAGTGCTGACGCAAAACGCGTGGGCAACTCAGAGAGCTGCCATTGCCACGGCTGGCTTTCCTGCAAATAATTCAGCAGATCAAACGGCAATCGCTGTATCCAGGGCAGATTAACTGCGATGGGTAAGATAGTGGGCTGCTGTGTCTTATCCCATAACTCTCTGGCTAGCTGAACATTGGCCAGGGTTGCTTCACTAACAGCAGATTGCTCGGTTAACAACAGTAGCCAATAGTCAGAGGATTGCAAGGTTTCTGCTCGAAGGAGGGGCGTTGGGGCAATCGCCACCTGATAGGGAGTCTGAGCAAAATACTGTTGGAGCTGAGTTGATAACTCGACACTACCTACATCACCACTGATCAAAATCGTTGCAGCATATCCCTGGGCTTCCGGTTCTTCTACCTGCTCCACTAGTGGCTCAGCCTCTAAATCCACCAGATCGCGCCAGTCCTGCCCTAGAGCTTGAGAAAGTTCTACAAAATTCACGAAGTCTACAGATTTACCATTGAGAAAATGACTAACTGTCGATTGGGCCATCTCTAGGTGTTCGGCCAGAATCCGTTGACTGGGAAAGCCATTTCGCAACAGGGACAGTTTGACGCGAGAGATGCAGGATTGGCGAAGTTTGAGCGATCGCGGCATGGTCAGAAATCACAGTAGGCCTAGTTGGTGTATCTCATTAGCGCATTAATGCAGAGTTCAGGCTCGGACAGCGTTTTGATGAAATTCTAGCTTGTATCGCAATTTGGGCGTTGCTGAATAGAAGTATGATTTTGCAAAATCCTGAACAGGTTTTCAGGGGTTACAGCATTCAATTCATACCTCAAGTCACCAACACCGCAATTGAAAGGGGCGATCGCTCACATACAGCTCGTATTAGTTTTCTGCCCACCTCTAAAAATCATAATTCAAGCTGGATGTGCTATTACTGACATCTCCATAAAGTCGATGGCAACTCAATCACAACTCGAAGTTCTCCCTCCTGAACTCATTAATTGATTGGGTTTCATAGGAAATGACAACGGATTCCTTCCGAATCTATTCCCCTCATTTCTCGTCTAAATCGCTATGGCTGCACAAAAAGATCACGCTGCGATCGCTACCTACTACCAGGTAGGCGGCACCTTGCCTAAACATGCTGCTACTTACATTAAGCGGCAGGCTGACCTTGATTTGTATCAGGGGTTGAAAGCGGGAGAATTTTGCTATGTTCTGAATTCTCGGCAGATGGGCAAATCGAGTCTTCAAGTGCAGGTGATGAATCGCTTGCAGGTGGAAGGAACTGCCTGTGTCACAATCGATATTTCAGATATTGGCAATCAGGTGTCGCTAGAGCAGTG
This window contains:
- a CDS encoding transposase; its protein translation is YVLKSGKRTERVSWVAVLKAGRLFAPMTFAGACNRALVVVMDNASFHHSQSIEEIVAAGCEIWYLPPYSPDLNPIEHWWFVLKNWMQQRWDEFDNFRDCADAAFKQCPKVHP
- a CDS encoding AAA-like domain-containing protein, producing MPRSLKLRQSCISRVKLSLLRNGFPSQRILAEHLEMAQSTVSHFLNGKSVDFVNFVELSQALGQDWRDLVDLEAEPLVEQVEEPEAQGYAATILISGDVGSVELSTQLQQYFAQTPYQVAIAPTPLLRAETLQSSDYWLLLLTEQSAVSEATLANVQLARELWDKTQQPTILPIAVNLPWIQRLPFDLLNYLQESQPWQWQLSELPTRFASALLEVFNQQRIALPANHELAIPWTQLTAPATRAPTPPLPTASPEIPGGQMDLESRFYIQRPPIETLCYEAIAQPGALIRIKAPRQMGKTSLMARILHQAEQQGSRIVPLSFQLANQRIFNNSDTFLQWFCASISLELGLLDPEQLAKHWQLANLIGSNQCCKAYFEQYLLPQLATPLTLGLDEVDRVFASLEIADDFFGLLRALHEEAKRREIWKNIRLIVVHSTEVYIPLDINKSPFNVGLPIELPELTTSQVGELVQRYGLPQQSQMIQALMGLVGGHPFLIRLALYAIAHLNLSLEQLLQTAPTEGGIYADHLHRHLSNLERNPPLIQAFREVVFCNAPVRLPSEQAFKLSSMGLVKLVGHDGVPRCQLYRQYFCHCL